In Sulfitobacter sp. OXR-159, the following proteins share a genomic window:
- a CDS encoding TniQ family protein has translation MTARGRLPVVYLPEADERLSSWAARMAPFYAMTVSEFVAALGLKGHDVFDLEWRLSEGQGALIAARTGLALEAVQAMTFLELGAAARMMIARKNRYYCPHCPEEPQRKPTALPWRFRCPVHGVEFRDATGETLSDRFGTDCFKKLEGHAEAGATYLDAWARGAGQQDLEALEVLQILTARHRRASPPNVDEQPRMTLRDRRDYHDFLTTPILRQALTVIVPEYDQVAPVLAKAVRPGFHALAQGSLLQCFALTVGVGRIIEDPVQWVISVMLVSDAEGQGRVRQAVRSWPLSLRRSIAARFWRAEREETARQSAEKAARQRQSHKYRPIQSHKYRYRIS, from the coding sequence GTGACGGCGCGCGGGCGCCTGCCGGTTGTCTACCTCCCCGAGGCGGACGAACGGCTGTCTTCCTGGGCCGCGCGCATGGCCCCGTTCTACGCCATGACGGTTTCGGAATTCGTCGCCGCACTTGGTCTAAAGGGGCACGACGTGTTCGACCTGGAATGGCGTCTTTCGGAAGGGCAGGGGGCCCTGATTGCGGCCCGCACCGGTCTCGCGCTCGAGGCGGTGCAGGCCATGACTTTCCTGGAGTTGGGGGCTGCGGCGCGCATGATGATCGCGCGGAAGAACCGGTATTACTGCCCGCACTGTCCCGAAGAACCGCAACGCAAACCCACAGCGCTGCCGTGGCGATTCCGCTGCCCGGTGCATGGCGTGGAATTTCGGGACGCCACCGGCGAGACCCTGTCCGACCGCTTCGGTACGGATTGCTTCAAGAAACTTGAAGGGCATGCCGAGGCCGGGGCCACTTACCTCGATGCCTGGGCGCGCGGTGCGGGGCAGCAAGACCTGGAAGCGCTCGAAGTGCTTCAGATTCTGACGGCGCGGCATCGCCGCGCCTCGCCTCCGAACGTCGACGAGCAGCCACGAATGACTCTGAGAGACCGGCGGGACTATCATGATTTTCTGACCACGCCGATCCTCCGGCAGGCGCTGACGGTCATTGTCCCCGAATACGATCAGGTGGCGCCAGTGCTTGCCAAGGCAGTGCGCCCCGGTTTCCACGCCCTGGCGCAGGGCTCGCTGTTGCAGTGTTTCGCGCTGACGGTCGGCGTCGGGCGGATCATTGAGGATCCGGTCCAATGGGTGATCTCAGTCATGCTTGTGAGCGATGCGGAGGGGCAGGGACGGGTCCGGCAGGCAGTTAGGTCATGGCCTCTCTCGTTAAGACGAAGCATCGCGGCCCGGTTCTGGCGCGCTGAGCGCGAGGAGACCGCACGCCAGTCTGCAGAAAAAGCCGCGAGACAGCGCCAGTCTCACAAATACCGCCCCATCCAGTCTCATAAATACCGGTACAGAATCTCATGA
- a CDS encoding TniB family NTP-binding protein has protein sequence MTEFPHLYPGACKIAALSAEERIHRIRADRWISYPRAEAALEKLETLMSFPERARMPNLLIVGDSGMGKTMIIEKFTRDHASSFDETSGRLHMPVVAVQMVSGPDESRFYRRILAAIGAPEPPRATLSVLESLALRLLAELRPGMLVIDEIHSLQAGTIREQARFLNMLRFLGNELRIPLVCVGTAQARNALRTDDQLVRRFEAFALPPWREGEDLNGLMSTLARTLPLRRQSQIDEKALTRMIKVTGGITSGIFSILSQLAIAAIESGEERILSRDILGGDRLQAVLGEPV, from the coding sequence ATGACTGAGTTCCCGCATCTCTATCCGGGAGCGTGCAAGATCGCCGCGCTCAGCGCCGAGGAGCGCATTCACCGGATTCGCGCCGACCGCTGGATTTCCTATCCCAGGGCCGAGGCTGCCTTGGAGAAGCTGGAAACGCTGATGTCGTTTCCCGAGCGCGCCCGCATGCCGAACCTGCTCATTGTCGGCGACAGCGGCATGGGCAAGACGATGATCATCGAGAAGTTCACCCGCGATCACGCATCGAGCTTCGACGAGACCAGCGGACGGCTGCATATGCCGGTCGTCGCCGTGCAGATGGTGTCTGGGCCAGATGAATCGCGCTTCTACCGCCGGATCCTGGCGGCGATTGGTGCCCCGGAGCCGCCGCGGGCGACACTGTCTGTACTTGAAAGTCTGGCCTTGCGACTGCTCGCCGAATTGCGCCCAGGAATGCTGGTCATCGACGAGATCCACAGCCTGCAGGCGGGGACGATCCGCGAACAGGCGCGATTCCTGAACATGCTGCGCTTTCTGGGCAACGAGCTGCGCATCCCGCTGGTCTGTGTCGGTACAGCGCAGGCTCGCAACGCGCTGCGCACCGATGATCAGCTGGTGCGTCGCTTCGAGGCCTTTGCCCTGCCGCCCTGGCGGGAGGGCGAGGATCTGAATGGGCTGATGAGCACGCTCGCGCGCACGCTGCCGCTTCGGCGCCAAAGCCAGATCGACGAGAAGGCGCTGACGCGGATGATCAAGGTGACCGGCGGCATCACCTCGGGCATCTTTTCGATCTTGTCGCAGCTGGCGATCGCCGCCATCGAAAGCGGCGAGGAACGCATCCTCTCGCGTGACATTCTGGGCGGCGACCGGTTGCAGGCGGTCCTGGGAGAGCCGGTGTGA
- a CDS encoding DUF1403 family protein, with the protein MTFARPDHSSDLDTLPRMPAWVTSVRSETLEDVAFSSGAALNHLHLVLSRVDLPHALLRDRLALRAAEACVAFSDRPERAAELRDAVHLLRPGDLPGPAGEAYLAWRRGGERPMSIKVLGRALPTFEPGQIATWLDAGQGAPVARAAMVLEAVLTDATRADVAALILADAALAHALGWDHLVPLLAAGLKRADLRKRGEDLCLACHRALISSAVEAVRQASDLARRAAHLKAVAPKLRAKGAGNAVEMFLTRDAVAPSALPLPDRAARRLCDRLVALGAVRELTGRDGFRLYGV; encoded by the coding sequence ATGACATTTGCCCGACCGGATCACAGCAGCGACCTCGATACACTACCCCGGATGCCCGCCTGGGTCACCTCCGTGCGTTCTGAAACCCTTGAAGATGTTGCGTTTTCGTCAGGCGCGGCGCTAAACCACCTGCATCTTGTGTTGAGCCGAGTTGACCTCCCCCATGCCTTGTTGCGGGACCGGCTCGCGCTGCGTGCGGCAGAGGCTTGTGTCGCGTTTTCTGACAGACCGGAGCGGGCGGCCGAGTTGCGCGACGCGGTACATCTTTTGCGTCCGGGCGACCTGCCCGGGCCGGCGGGTGAGGCTTACCTTGCCTGGCGGCGCGGGGGGGAGCGGCCAATGTCGATCAAGGTTCTGGGTCGAGCCTTGCCGACCTTCGAGCCGGGCCAGATCGCCACGTGGCTCGACGCGGGGCAGGGCGCGCCGGTAGCCCGTGCCGCGATGGTGCTGGAGGCAGTGTTGACGGACGCGACGCGCGCTGACGTGGCGGCGTTGATCCTCGCTGACGCAGCCCTCGCTCATGCGCTTGGCTGGGATCATCTCGTGCCGCTGCTGGCCGCAGGCCTGAAGCGCGCCGACCTGCGGAAGCGGGGAGAGGATCTGTGCCTCGCCTGTCATCGCGCGCTTATCTCATCGGCAGTCGAGGCCGTGCGGCAAGCTTCCGACCTCGCGCGCCGGGCGGCGCATTTGAAGGCGGTCGCACCCAAGCTGCGGGCAAAGGGCGCGGGGAACGCGGTCGAGATGTTCCTGACCCGCGATGCGGTGGCGCCTTCGGCCTTGCCTTTGCCGGACCGCGCCGCGCGGCGGCTTTGCGATCGGCTGGTCGCGCTTGGCGCGGTGCGCGAGCTGACCGGGCGCGATGGTTTTAGGCTTTATGGGGTGTAG